From the genome of Pseudomonas yamanorum, one region includes:
- a CDS encoding ShlB/FhaC/HecB family hemolysin secretion/activation protein: MRALTPLFLLTLIAASVHAETLPSFLNSNDTIRNLPVPNLPADAYRPVTPQTQLPEPAATQNQPLLMDTKVTIRKLQIDGGTIYPLKDVAQVFEPLIGHETTLAQLIEATRGITRRYQQDGYLLSYAYLPDQRFENGLVHVVLVEGYIKDYNVQGDIGSVSAYVDKLAAKLLGERPLTRKTFERYTTLMGRIPGVTLQAQVPPPGTTDGGTHMQIQASRKPFTTSMSLDEDNRSGTQALLAATSNSQTSMGEQLSLSGLFPPGKDDEHYYRLGYSQFINAEGSQLVLNAERYRADPNSNVQLDGGFELKPHQAIDRYSIGLSHPLIASPTESLTLGTRLYAVDQTTRYQLVGYPLRFDVETDLRALAFEGDWRKSDDRQLRILSAGLYQGINGLGARTHSDIEGTQPDLEFFRLRLSGVQSNKFFDHWQGVASGAFYWSNDTLPDSERATFGGQNFGRGYPDDQGSGDKGWGVAYEVNYSFNRSGEWVKILQPYVVLDKAKTWFNELPVKGNNMSSAAVGLRFGDNKYYNIALEAAKPMSDIALDSFNRRPRYTLSFSYQL, encoded by the coding sequence ATGCGCGCCTTGACGCCTTTGTTTCTACTCACCCTGATTGCTGCCAGTGTCCACGCCGAGACCCTGCCCAGCTTCCTCAACAGCAACGACACCATTCGCAACCTGCCGGTGCCCAACCTCCCCGCCGACGCCTATCGCCCGGTCACGCCGCAGACCCAGTTGCCCGAGCCGGCCGCCACCCAGAACCAGCCGCTGTTGATGGACACCAAAGTGACCATCCGCAAGCTGCAAATCGACGGCGGCACGATCTATCCACTCAAGGACGTGGCCCAGGTTTTCGAGCCGCTGATTGGCCACGAAACCACCCTCGCCCAACTGATCGAAGCCACCCGCGGCATCACCCGCCGCTACCAGCAGGACGGCTACCTGTTGTCTTACGCCTACCTGCCCGACCAGCGCTTCGAAAATGGCTTGGTGCACGTGGTGCTGGTGGAGGGCTACATCAAGGATTACAACGTGCAGGGCGACATCGGCTCAGTCTCGGCCTACGTCGACAAGCTGGCGGCCAAGCTGCTGGGTGAACGCCCGCTGACCCGCAAGACCTTCGAGCGCTACACCACGCTGATGGGGCGTATCCCGGGTGTGACGTTGCAGGCACAAGTGCCGCCACCCGGCACCACCGATGGCGGCACGCACATGCAGATCCAGGCCAGCCGCAAACCGTTCACCACCAGCATGAGCCTGGACGAAGACAACCGTAGCGGCACGCAGGCGCTGCTGGCCGCCACCAGTAACTCCCAGACCTCGATGGGCGAGCAATTGAGCCTCAGTGGCCTGTTCCCGCCGGGCAAGGATGATGAGCATTACTACCGCCTGGGCTACAGCCAGTTCATCAATGCCGAAGGCAGCCAGTTGGTACTCAACGCTGAACGCTACCGCGCCGACCCCAACAGCAACGTACAACTGGACGGTGGCTTTGAGCTCAAGCCGCACCAGGCGATTGACCGCTACTCCATCGGCCTGTCTCACCCCTTGATTGCCTCCCCCACGGAGTCATTGACCCTTGGCACGCGCCTTTACGCGGTGGACCAAACTACCCGCTATCAACTCGTGGGTTACCCGCTGCGCTTCGACGTGGAAACCGACCTGCGAGCCCTCGCGTTCGAGGGCGACTGGCGCAAGTCCGACGACCGCCAGCTGCGGATTCTCAGCGCCGGGCTCTACCAGGGAATCAACGGCCTGGGGGCACGCACCCACAGCGATATCGAAGGCACGCAGCCGGACCTGGAATTCTTCCGCCTGCGTCTGTCGGGGGTGCAAAGCAACAAGTTCTTCGACCACTGGCAAGGCGTGGCATCGGGTGCCTTCTACTGGAGCAACGACACCCTGCCCGACAGCGAACGCGCGACATTCGGCGGGCAGAATTTCGGGCGTGGTTATCCGGATGACCAGGGCTCGGGCGACAAGGGTTGGGGCGTGGCGTATGAGGTCAACTACAGCTTCAACCGCAGTGGCGAGTGGGTAAAAATCCTGCAGCCGTATGTGGTGCTGGACAAGGCCAAGACCTGGTTCAACGAGCTGCCGGTCAAGGGCAACAACATGTCATCGGCGGCGGTGGGCCTGCGCTTCGGGGATAACAAGTACTACAACATTGCGCTGGAAGCGGCCAAGCCGATGTCGGACATCGCCCTGGACAGCTTCAATCGGCGGCCGCGGTATACGCTGAGTTTCAGCTACCAACTCTGA
- a CDS encoding response regulator codes for MNASLSPRQQILLVDDEEDALIELAESLENEGFVCFTATSVTFALQELTLHPDIALVITDLRMPEESGISLIKRLREHTARQHLPVIVMSGHAEMDDVSDMLRLQVLDLFRKPIYLVRLIDTLNNLFPIPKIRLM; via the coding sequence ATGAACGCCTCTTTGTCTCCCCGGCAACAAATCCTTTTGGTGGATGACGAAGAGGACGCCCTTATTGAACTGGCGGAGTCGCTGGAGAATGAGGGCTTTGTCTGTTTTACCGCCACCTCGGTCACCTTCGCTTTGCAGGAGCTGACCCTGCACCCCGATATCGCCCTGGTGATCACCGACCTGCGCATGCCCGAGGAGAGTGGTATTTCCTTGATCAAGCGCCTGCGCGAACACACCGCTCGCCAGCACCTGCCGGTGATCGTCATGTCTGGCCATGCCGAGATGGATGATGTCAGCGACATGCTGCGCTTGCAGGTGCTGGACCTGTTTCGCAAGCCGATCTATCTGGTGCGCCTGATCGACACCCTCAACAACCTCTTCCCCATCCCGAAAATCAGACTGATGTAG
- a CDS encoding Flp family type IVb pilin, with product MFLDLIRMGFIKVQVFFYSKEGASGIEYALVAAMVAVALAAFITPIRTAITGVFTAIQAAIHT from the coding sequence ATGTTCCTTGATCTTATTCGCATGGGTTTCATCAAAGTCCAGGTTTTTTTCTATTCGAAAGAGGGCGCGTCGGGTATCGAGTATGCTCTGGTAGCGGCGATGGTTGCGGTGGCGCTGGCTGCTTTTATTACACCCATCCGGACGGCGATAACCGGCGTCTTTACTGCGATACAGGCTGCCATTCACACCTGA
- the cpaB gene encoding Flp pilus assembly protein CpaB — translation MNSRISLILAGLLLVGALIAGYWGLVLSRPAPVPPPVAQSPEVVQPVTEDQTRQPVVVLAHDVAPFVELTAADLVLERLRTVPAGSLTRLDQAVGKVPWRPLSAGTWLTEESFNPGGTLARMIRPNERALAVAVDEVIGAGGQLTPGDYVDVLLFLRQEGGNPQQSAQVIVPALRLLSVGDQLGLTNDGQPGSVPPTTADEKLKAQQSRASARTVVLAVPEQLMSRLMLAAQSGVLRLAVRSADEQLLSQYWAGETESAINLENTKRDLYQFNQLSFSPVPLNSIGPANGAPKRSGVEVIRGNQVTQQTP, via the coding sequence ATGAACAGTCGGATTAGCTTGATCCTCGCCGGGCTGCTATTGGTAGGTGCACTGATTGCAGGCTACTGGGGCCTGGTTCTCAGCCGCCCTGCCCCTGTCCCCCCGCCCGTGGCCCAATCACCTGAAGTGGTGCAGCCCGTCACCGAAGACCAGACACGCCAACCGGTGGTGGTCCTGGCCCATGACGTTGCACCTTTTGTTGAGCTCACCGCCGCCGACCTGGTCCTGGAAAGACTGCGCACCGTACCTGCCGGCAGCCTGACCCGCCTCGACCAGGCCGTGGGCAAAGTCCCTTGGCGGCCGCTGTCGGCCGGTACCTGGCTGACGGAGGAAAGCTTCAACCCCGGCGGCACCCTGGCGCGGATGATCCGTCCCAACGAGCGCGCCCTCGCCGTAGCGGTGGATGAAGTGATCGGTGCCGGCGGGCAACTGACCCCGGGCGATTATGTGGACGTCCTGCTCTTCCTGCGTCAGGAAGGCGGCAACCCGCAGCAGTCTGCACAAGTCATCGTGCCCGCCTTGCGTCTGCTGAGTGTGGGCGACCAATTGGGGCTGACCAACGATGGCCAGCCAGGCTCTGTACCACCGACCACCGCGGATGAAAAACTCAAGGCACAACAGAGTCGTGCCAGCGCACGTACGGTCGTCCTCGCCGTACCGGAGCAGCTCATGAGCCGGCTGATGCTCGCCGCCCAATCCGGCGTATTGCGCCTGGCCGTACGCAGCGCCGACGAACAATTGCTGAGCCAGTACTGGGCCGGTGAAACGGAGTCCGCGATCAACCTGGAAAACACCAAGCGCGATCTCTATCAGTTCAACCAACTGTCCTTCAGCCCGGTGCCCCTCAACAGCATCGGCCCAGCCAATGGCGCTCCAAAACGCTCGGGGGTCGAGGTAATACGCGGCAACCAGGTGACTCAACAAACGCCCTGA
- a CDS encoding type II and III secretion system protein family protein has product MSSRSVWFFSRVLWGLFALSLPVEVALAASGNCTGLGQLPAVLELGEGAQQAIQSPVPITRLAIGDPKVADVQVNGNQAFLLTGVASGTTSLMVWTACSSSPRQSMVFVQGKATSALTSLALSPSDDPTLPSQVQTDIRFVEVSRTKLKEASTSIFGRGGNFLFGAPNNVANAAATGFRGLPVNNDTFNIGFGGGRVSAMINALESSGFAYTLARPSLVALSGQSATFLAGGEVPIPVPSSGSNTISIEYKEFGIRLTLTPTVIDHGRISLKVAPEVSELDYSNAVTIQGISVPALTVRRTDTSISLADGESFVISGLISTNNTSSVSKFPGLGDIPILGAFFRDSNVSRQEKELLMIVTPHLVQPLAANAKLPSLPGEKLRNYDPNWYRLYFLENGNFDRRSGLSE; this is encoded by the coding sequence ATGAGCAGTCGTTCCGTGTGGTTTTTTTCACGAGTACTCTGGGGTCTCTTCGCCTTGAGCCTGCCTGTCGAGGTGGCGCTGGCGGCGTCCGGCAACTGCACAGGCCTGGGCCAACTGCCGGCGGTACTGGAGTTGGGTGAAGGCGCTCAACAGGCGATCCAATCGCCGGTACCGATTACGCGGCTGGCCATTGGCGATCCAAAAGTGGCCGACGTGCAGGTCAATGGCAACCAGGCGTTCCTGCTCACTGGCGTCGCCTCCGGCACCACCAGCCTGATGGTCTGGACGGCCTGTTCCAGCAGCCCGCGCCAGAGCATGGTGTTTGTCCAGGGCAAGGCCACGTCGGCCCTGACCAGTCTGGCCCTGTCGCCGTCCGATGACCCGACGTTGCCCAGCCAGGTGCAAACCGACATCCGCTTTGTGGAAGTGAGCCGCACCAAACTCAAGGAAGCCAGTACCTCGATCTTTGGCCGGGGCGGCAACTTTTTGTTCGGCGCCCCCAACAATGTCGCCAACGCGGCGGCCACGGGATTTCGCGGACTGCCGGTGAACAATGACACCTTCAACATCGGCTTCGGCGGTGGCCGTGTCTCGGCCATGATCAACGCCCTGGAAAGCAGTGGGTTTGCCTACACCCTGGCCCGTCCGAGCCTGGTGGCGCTCAGCGGGCAAAGTGCAACCTTCCTCGCCGGTGGTGAAGTACCAATCCCGGTGCCCAGCAGCGGCAGCAACACCATCTCCATCGAATACAAAGAGTTCGGCATCCGCCTGACCCTGACCCCGACCGTCATCGACCATGGGCGAATTTCCCTGAAGGTCGCGCCAGAGGTCAGTGAGCTGGACTACAGCAACGCAGTCACTATCCAGGGTATCTCGGTGCCAGCACTGACGGTCCGGCGCACCGACACCAGCATCTCCCTGGCCGACGGCGAAAGCTTCGTGATCAGCGGCCTGATCAGCACCAACAACACCTCAAGCGTCAGCAAATTCCCCGGCCTGGGGGACATCCCGATCCTCGGTGCGTTCTTTCGCGACTCCAACGTCAGCCGCCAGGAAAAAGAGCTGCTTATGATCGTCACCCCGCACCTGGTACAGCCGCTGGCCGCCAACGCCAAGCTGCCCTCATTGCCGGGTGAAAAACTGCGCAATTACGACCCGAACTGGTACCGCCTGTATTTCCTCGAAAACGGTAATTTCGACCGCCGCAGTGGACTGTCCGAATGA
- a CDS encoding pilus assembly protein, which produces MSESLSQTFLAITRNTTDLEWLQGALAPLGQVVSAGAGSLDELLALVDVTFANLVFIGLDREHVTTQCALIEGALEAKPLLAIVALGDGMDNQLVLNAMRAGARDFVAYGSRASEVAGLVRRLSKRLPAVTPNAHLGGLTVLYGTQGNADGALIASHLALVVQKSGQQTLLLDLGLPLADSLALLGLESSFHFGDALRHLRRLDSTLINSAFTSAEAGLRILAYHNNDEPLDRTSAAELYMLLSALRQHFQHIVVNLTGQPDSEALRTFVSHCDKLLWCTDQSVPDCRRNLAVLNLWREKGMKLDHARLLVDRYLKGAAPDSEALGKSFGLEVIAVLPWSPEVRLSAKNQAQTLFSLAPRESLTQALRALGERLAKRSEGLEKPSTNWLNRLLRTK; this is translated from the coding sequence ATGAGCGAAAGCCTGAGCCAGACCTTTTTGGCAATTACCCGCAACACCACGGATCTGGAATGGCTTCAGGGGGCGCTTGCGCCCTTGGGACAGGTGGTCAGCGCCGGCGCCGGCAGCCTCGATGAACTGCTGGCACTGGTGGACGTGACGTTTGCCAACCTGGTGTTTATTGGCCTGGACCGTGAACACGTGACCACCCAGTGCGCCCTGATCGAAGGCGCCCTGGAGGCCAAGCCTCTGCTTGCCATCGTGGCCTTGGGCGATGGCATGGACAACCAGCTTGTGCTGAACGCGATGCGTGCCGGTGCGCGGGATTTCGTCGCCTACGGCTCGCGCGCCAGTGAGGTTGCCGGCCTGGTTCGGCGCCTGAGCAAACGCTTGCCGGCCGTTACCCCGAATGCCCACTTGGGCGGGCTGACCGTACTCTACGGCACCCAAGGCAATGCCGACGGTGCGCTGATCGCCAGCCACCTGGCGTTGGTGGTGCAAAAAAGCGGGCAGCAAACGTTGTTGCTCGACCTGGGCCTGCCTCTCGCTGACAGCCTGGCGCTGCTGGGGCTGGAAAGCTCTTTCCATTTCGGCGATGCCCTGCGCCACTTGCGACGCCTGGACTCCACCCTGATCAACAGCGCCTTCACCTCGGCCGAAGCCGGCCTGCGCATTCTCGCCTATCACAATAACGATGAGCCGCTGGACCGCACCAGTGCAGCTGAGCTGTACATGTTGCTCAGTGCCCTGCGCCAGCACTTCCAGCACATCGTGGTGAACCTGACCGGCCAACCCGACAGCGAAGCCTTGCGCACCTTTGTCAGCCATTGCGACAAACTATTGTGGTGTACCGACCAAAGCGTACCGGACTGCCGCCGTAACCTGGCGGTACTCAACCTGTGGCGAGAAAAAGGCATGAAGCTGGACCATGCCCGGCTGCTGGTCGACCGCTACCTCAAGGGTGCCGCCCCCGACTCGGAAGCGCTGGGCAAAAGCTTCGGGCTGGAAGTGATCGCCGTATTGCCCTGGAGCCCGGAAGTTCGCCTGAGTGCCAAAAACCAGGCGCAAACCTTATTCTCGCTGGCCCCGCGGGAAAGCCTGACGCAAGCGCTGCGTGCCTTGGGCGAGCGCCTGGCAAAACGCTCCGAAGGCCTGGAAAAACCCTCCACCAACTGGCTTAACCGCCTTCTGAGGACCAAATGA
- a CDS encoding CpaF family protein: MNGEKLFGVTPRGSAGNTDHDGLKLVLHRYIIDAIEESGKNLLESSRQSLAQFVIDKVAEYITRMHLAISRYEMERLAEEIVDELTGFGPLEVLLRDPTVTEILVNGPHRVFVERDGLLQQSDLRFIDDHHVERVMQRILAPLGRRLDESSPMVDARLPDGSRVNAIIPPIALDGPCLSIRKFRKDMLKSSDLVAMQTIDQGIFEFFQDAVGKRCNILISGGTGTGKTTLLNILSQLINPRERLVTIEDVAELQLGHPHVVRLETRPPNAEGHGEVKASDLIRNALRMRPDRIILGEIRGVEVIDVLTAMNTGHDGSMSTVHANNAQDALLRLETLVGLTGRVVAEKTLRQMICAALDVVIQLTRLPDGRRCVSEVVEVVGIREDVYVTNTLFRHDKRTGFGFLREAVNPAGDKLRQESHLPG; encoded by the coding sequence ATGAACGGCGAGAAGCTGTTTGGCGTTACCCCGCGCGGTAGCGCCGGCAACACCGATCATGACGGCCTGAAACTGGTGCTGCATCGCTACATCATCGATGCCATCGAAGAGTCGGGAAAAAACCTCCTGGAGAGCTCACGCCAATCCCTGGCGCAGTTTGTGATCGACAAGGTCGCCGAATACATCACACGTATGCACCTGGCGATTTCCCGCTACGAGATGGAACGCCTGGCAGAAGAGATCGTCGATGAACTGACCGGTTTCGGCCCGCTGGAAGTACTGCTGCGGGACCCGACGGTCACTGAGATCCTGGTCAACGGCCCGCATCGGGTGTTCGTCGAGCGCGATGGCCTGCTGCAACAAAGTGATTTGCGCTTCATTGACGACCACCATGTGGAGCGGGTAATGCAGCGCATCCTAGCGCCCCTGGGACGCCGGCTGGATGAGTCGTCGCCGATGGTGGATGCGCGCCTGCCCGATGGCAGCCGGGTCAATGCGATCATCCCGCCGATTGCCCTGGACGGCCCCTGCCTGTCGATTCGAAAGTTTCGCAAAGACATGCTGAAGAGCAGCGACCTGGTAGCCATGCAAACCATCGACCAAGGGATTTTCGAATTCTTCCAGGACGCCGTCGGCAAGCGCTGCAACATCCTGATCAGCGGTGGTACCGGCACCGGTAAAACCACACTGCTGAACATTCTCAGCCAGTTGATCAACCCTCGCGAGCGCTTGGTCACCATCGAAGACGTGGCCGAGTTGCAGCTGGGCCATCCCCACGTCGTGCGCCTGGAAACCCGGCCGCCCAACGCTGAGGGCCATGGTGAGGTGAAAGCCAGTGACTTGATCCGCAACGCCCTGCGGATGCGGCCCGACCGGATCATCCTCGGCGAGATCCGGGGCGTGGAAGTCATCGATGTGTTGACCGCCATGAACACCGGCCACGACGGATCAATGAGTACCGTCCACGCCAACAATGCCCAGGACGCGTTGCTGCGACTGGAAACCCTGGTGGGTCTCACCGGGCGGGTGGTGGCGGAAAAAACCCTGCGGCAAATGATTTGCGCGGCCCTGGATGTGGTGATCCAGCTGACGCGCCTGCCCGATGGCCGCCGCTGTGTCAGCGAAGTGGTGGAAGTGGTGGGCATACGCGAGGACGTGTATGTCACCAATACCCTGTTCCGCCACGACAAGCGCACCGGCTTCGGCTTCCTGCGGGAAGCCGTCAATCCGGCCGGTGACAAGTTGCGCCAAGAAAGTCACCTGCCGGGTTAG
- a CDS encoding type II secretion system F family protein, with protein sequence MIGPILLSLLAVALLVLGIGLMRNGLRKAQTDRVLERLAEGQPQSLKDNTVATRLERTFIRAGLGRPTERLGLWLSLWAFGALLGWLVGEWIGLFVMVAAPPLALRLYIAVRYQRRLRRMVEQLPQLLDHAVRSLKSGRTLADAILSGIDASDDPLKKSMGRIKRNVQLGVSLPEAAHDYAEFYEQDELRLFALGLKVNHRYGGNASELLENLIKMIRERDQGARQLRAMTGETRVTALVLAVLPVSVAGYFLIVNPVYLMAMWDDHSGQRLMLGAFALQVIGCVALWRMLRSI encoded by the coding sequence ATGATCGGTCCGATTCTGCTTAGCCTGCTCGCCGTGGCCCTTCTGGTGCTGGGGATAGGCCTGATGCGCAACGGTTTGCGCAAGGCCCAGACCGACAGGGTGTTGGAGCGCTTGGCCGAAGGGCAACCCCAGTCCCTGAAAGACAACACAGTAGCCACCCGCCTGGAACGCACCTTTATCCGTGCAGGCCTTGGCAGGCCGACCGAACGCCTGGGCCTGTGGCTGAGCCTTTGGGCCTTCGGTGCCCTGCTGGGGTGGCTGGTAGGCGAGTGGATAGGCCTGTTTGTCATGGTGGCGGCACCGCCCTTGGCACTGCGCCTGTACATCGCCGTACGCTACCAGCGCCGGCTGCGCCGAATGGTCGAGCAACTGCCGCAGTTGCTCGACCACGCAGTGCGCAGCCTCAAATCCGGACGCACCCTGGCGGACGCCATCCTGAGCGGCATCGATGCCAGTGACGACCCGTTGAAAAAATCCATGGGCCGCATCAAGCGCAATGTGCAACTGGGTGTCAGCCTGCCAGAGGCCGCTCATGACTATGCCGAATTTTATGAACAGGATGAACTGCGCCTGTTTGCCCTGGGCCTCAAGGTCAACCACCGCTACGGAGGCAACGCCAGCGAGCTGCTGGAAAACCTGATCAAGATGATTCGCGAGCGCGACCAGGGCGCACGGCAATTACGCGCCATGACGGGTGAAACCCGGGTGACCGCATTGGTACTCGCAGTGCTGCCGGTGAGTGTTGCGGGCTACTTCCTGATCGTTAATCCGGTGTACCTGATGGCCATGTGGGATGACCACAGCGGCCAACGCCTGATGCTCGGTGCGTTCGCCTTGCAAGTCATCGGCTGCGTGGCGCTGTGGCGCATGTTGCGGAGTATCTGA
- a CDS encoding type II secretion system F family protein: MAIVISAVLFLAALLLLVTNILSSRRQQRLVTQRLQGEPSRNDKMSEWLHQLGSTRIGQRTVSLDNETQTLLNRMGWRKASQRSMFAACQIASPILLMGLTALALELFFPGTEHGWVIPLLALIIGYLLPKRILVSLAKRRQDKIAREVATFIPLVRILFESGMAVEQALRVMAYDAQKLLPVLTAELRLVLARVDSGLELGEELNKASEMLAVDELSDTCLILQQLLHQGGGAMKSLQSLKQLLDDRRLTRLQEYISKMSAKMSVVMMLFLFPALLIVLAGPGFIAIAKAFAP, translated from the coding sequence ATGGCGATAGTGATCAGTGCCGTATTATTTCTTGCCGCGTTATTGCTGCTGGTGACCAACATCTTGAGCAGTCGTCGTCAGCAACGCCTGGTCACCCAAAGGCTGCAAGGCGAGCCAAGCCGTAACGACAAAATGAGTGAGTGGTTGCACCAACTGGGCAGCACCCGGATCGGCCAGCGCACCGTCAGCCTCGATAACGAAACCCAAACCCTGCTCAACCGCATGGGCTGGAGAAAGGCCAGCCAGCGTTCGATGTTCGCCGCCTGCCAGATCGCTTCGCCGATACTTCTGATGGGCCTGACCGCGCTGGCACTGGAGCTGTTTTTTCCCGGCACCGAGCATGGGTGGGTGATCCCCCTGCTGGCCCTGATCATCGGCTACCTGCTGCCCAAGCGAATCCTGGTTTCACTCGCCAAAAGGCGCCAGGACAAAATCGCCCGGGAAGTGGCAACCTTCATTCCCCTGGTGCGCATTCTGTTTGAGTCAGGCATGGCCGTAGAGCAGGCGCTCAGGGTCATGGCATACGACGCGCAGAAACTGTTGCCGGTGCTGACCGCCGAACTGCGCCTGGTGCTGGCACGCGTCGATTCCGGGCTGGAGTTGGGCGAGGAGTTGAACAAGGCCAGCGAGATGCTGGCCGTCGATGAGCTCAGCGACACGTGCCTGATCCTCCAGCAACTGCTGCATCAGGGCGGTGGTGCGATGAAGTCGCTGCAGTCGCTCAAGCAACTGCTGGATGACCGGCGCCTGACCCGCTTGCAGGAATACATCTCCAAGATGTCCGCCAAGATGTCCGTGGTGATGATGCTGTTCCTGTTTCCTGCGTTACTGATCGTACTGGCCGGCCCTGGCTTTATCGCCATTGCCAAAGCCTTCGCGCCTTGA
- a CDS encoding tetratricopeptide repeat protein → MKTLMIACSLLLLGGCASNGQLPWAGFSAQGSCAKPNSNQELSLNLADDMANEGKLHASLANLQNLPDNLPQVRQRQAKVYRLLGRSEAEPLYRSLLGTCMAAEGEHGLGQLAAARGDNGQAMAHLQRAARMSPTDEKIRNDLGVVYLNQRRLEDARFEFLTAMELKQSDQLAAINLVTLMIYQDNWEQAAQVASRMGLSPEQVTQAQARAQQLKAPASPATPPKDQVATVSDALQAPVK, encoded by the coding sequence ATGAAGACATTGATGATCGCCTGCAGCCTGTTGTTGTTAGGCGGTTGTGCCAGCAACGGGCAACTGCCGTGGGCGGGCTTCAGCGCACAAGGCAGTTGTGCCAAGCCAAACTCCAATCAGGAGTTGTCACTGAACCTGGCCGACGACATGGCCAACGAGGGCAAGCTTCACGCCAGCCTGGCCAACCTGCAAAACCTGCCGGACAACCTGCCCCAGGTGCGCCAGCGCCAGGCCAAGGTGTACCGCCTGCTGGGCCGCAGCGAAGCCGAACCGCTGTACCGCAGCCTGCTCGGCACCTGCATGGCCGCCGAAGGCGAGCACGGCCTTGGGCAGCTGGCTGCTGCCAGGGGGGACAACGGCCAAGCCATGGCGCACTTGCAACGCGCGGCCAGGATGTCGCCCACCGACGAGAAAATCCGTAACGACCTGGGTGTTGTGTACCTCAATCAAAGGCGCCTGGAAGACGCACGCTTTGAATTCCTCACAGCCATGGAGCTCAAGCAGAGTGATCAATTGGCGGCCATCAATCTGGTGACGCTGATGATCTATCAGGACAATTGGGAACAAGCCGCACAAGTGGCCAGCCGCATGGGCCTGAGCCCGGAACAAGTGACGCAGGCCCAAGCCCGGGCGCAGCAACTCAAGGCACCGGCCTCACCGGCGACACCACCCAAAGATCAGGTCGCAACCGTAAGCGACGCACTGCAAGCGCCGGTCAAATAG
- a CDS encoding DUF3613 domain-containing protein, protein MKLTRLATLLFASLPLTALAIEPGPSSPQQKQTEGWLQLQVSGEQASTHLQKATPAERDLTMQRLLESYKHPIPEYYDQKQGGNTPGGGSSN, encoded by the coding sequence ATGAAACTCACACGGCTCGCCACTCTGCTGTTCGCCAGCCTGCCGCTGACGGCGTTGGCTATTGAACCAGGACCTTCGTCGCCACAGCAAAAACAGACCGAAGGCTGGCTGCAGCTGCAAGTCAGCGGCGAACAAGCATCCACCCACCTGCAAAAGGCCACGCCCGCTGAACGTGACCTGACCATGCAACGCCTGCTGGAGAGTTACAAACACCCTATTCCTGAGTATTACGACCAGAAACAGGGCGGCAACACCCCAGGCGGCGGCAGCAGTAACTAG
- a CDS encoding response regulator transcription factor: MNKLTSEVKVLVVDDQPLIVEELCEFLESNGYRCVPCASSQQAIERFRDDAEIGLVLCDLHMPDMDGIELVQALQRLAGKQRVFEAIMLTGRADKQDVIKALRAGIADYYQKPINLGELLEGLQRQVVALQDRQKNLDLGHLNQKLQFLSASIDDLYHDLDKVRSSPQSTLSNEADGEVSDTDRVEIPAIFNQLSPRQLDVARLVGKGQTNYQIACELGITENTVKLYVSQVLRLTHMHNRTQLALALSPNNSPARQRVTAH, from the coding sequence GTGAACAAGCTTACCTCTGAAGTGAAAGTGCTCGTTGTCGATGATCAGCCCCTGATCGTGGAAGAGCTTTGCGAATTTCTTGAAAGCAACGGTTACCGTTGCGTCCCTTGTGCCTCCAGCCAGCAAGCCATCGAGCGTTTTCGCGACGATGCCGAGATCGGCCTGGTACTGTGCGATCTGCATATGCCGGACATGGATGGCATCGAACTGGTCCAGGCTCTGCAACGCCTGGCCGGCAAGCAACGGGTCTTTGAGGCCATCATGTTGACGGGGCGTGCGGACAAGCAAGACGTGATCAAGGCCCTGCGTGCCGGGATTGCCGATTACTACCAGAAGCCAATCAATCTGGGCGAATTGCTTGAAGGGTTGCAACGCCAGGTTGTGGCGCTGCAAGACCGGCAGAAAAACCTCGACCTGGGGCATCTGAACCAGAAGCTGCAGTTTCTCTCGGCGTCCATCGACGATCTTTATCATGACCTCGACAAGGTGCGCAGCAGCCCGCAGTCGACCCTGTCGAATGAAGCCGATGGCGAAGTCAGCGACACTGACCGCGTTGAAATACCGGCGATCTTCAATCAGTTGTCCCCACGCCAGTTGGATGTCGCCAGGCTGGTAGGCAAGGGCCAGACCAACTATCAGATTGCCTGTGAGCTGGGCATCACCGAAAACACGGTGAAACTCTACGTGTCCCAGGTGCTGCGCCTGACCCATATGCACAACCGCACCCAGTTGGCGCTGGCGCTATCGCCGAATAACTCACCGGCACGCCAGCGCGTGACTGCCCACTAG